A part of Kitasatospora acidiphila genomic DNA contains:
- the fxsA gene encoding FxSxx-COOH cyclophane-containing RiPP peptide, with amino-acid sequence MTTVLTVEPAEHTGPQTDTRIPLDQLAALGVAELTAALYRALPGEESGQVPVAAFNSSI; translated from the coding sequence ATGACCACTGTCCTGACTGTCGAGCCCGCCGAGCACACCGGCCCGCAGACCGACACCCGGATCCCGCTCGACCAACTCGCCGCCCTGGGGGTCGCGGAACTCACCGCAGCGCTGTACCGCGCACTGCCCGGCGAGGAGTCCGGCCAGGTGCCGGTGGCGGCGTTCAACTCCTCCATCTGA
- a CDS encoding citrate synthase 2, translating into MSDFVPGLEGVVAFESEIAEPDREGGALRYRGVDIEELVGSVSFGNVWGLLVDGKFNPGLPAAEPFPIPVHSGDIRVDVQSALAMLAPVWGLKPLLDIDVAQARDDLARAAVMALSYVAQSARGQGLPMVPQREIDKAETVVERFMIRWRGEPDPKHVKAVDAYWTSAAEHGMNASTFTARVIASTGADVAAALSGAVGAMSGPLHGGAPSRVLHMIEEIERTGDAAAYVRKTLDKGERLMGFGHRVYRAEDPRARVLRRTAKELGAPRFEVAEALEKAALEELHNRRPDRVLATNVEFWAAIMLDFAEVPAHMFTSMFTCARTAGWSAHILEQKRTGRLVRPSARYIGPGPRSPRDVEGYDSIAH; encoded by the coding sequence ATGTCCGATTTCGTACCTGGTCTTGAGGGAGTCGTCGCCTTCGAGAGCGAGATCGCCGAGCCGGACCGCGAGGGCGGTGCCCTCCGCTACCGCGGTGTGGACATCGAGGAGCTGGTCGGCAGCGTCTCCTTCGGCAACGTCTGGGGCCTGCTGGTCGACGGCAAGTTCAACCCCGGCCTGCCGGCCGCCGAGCCGTTCCCGATCCCGGTGCACTCCGGTGACATCCGGGTCGACGTGCAGTCCGCACTCGCCATGCTCGCGCCGGTCTGGGGCCTGAAGCCGCTGCTGGACATCGACGTCGCCCAGGCCCGCGACGACCTCGCCCGGGCCGCCGTCATGGCGCTCTCCTACGTCGCCCAGTCGGCTCGCGGCCAGGGCCTGCCGATGGTCCCGCAGCGCGAGATCGACAAGGCCGAGACCGTCGTCGAGCGGTTCATGATCCGCTGGCGCGGCGAGCCGGACCCCAAGCACGTCAAGGCCGTCGACGCCTACTGGACCTCCGCCGCCGAGCACGGCATGAACGCCTCCACCTTCACCGCCCGGGTGATCGCCTCCACCGGTGCCGACGTGGCCGCCGCCCTCTCCGGCGCGGTCGGCGCGATGTCCGGCCCGCTGCACGGCGGTGCCCCGTCCCGGGTGCTGCACATGATCGAGGAGATCGAGCGCACCGGCGACGCCGCCGCCTACGTCCGGAAGACCCTGGACAAGGGCGAGCGCCTGATGGGCTTCGGCCACCGCGTCTACCGCGCCGAGGACCCGCGCGCCCGCGTGCTGCGCCGCACCGCCAAGGAGCTCGGCGCGCCGCGCTTCGAGGTCGCCGAGGCGCTGGAGAAGGCCGCCCTGGAGGAGCTGCACAACCGCCGCCCCGACCGGGTGCTGGCCACCAATGTGGAGTTCTGGGCCGCCATCATGCTGGACTTCGCCGAGGTGCCGGCGCACATGTTCACCTCGATGTTCACCTGCGCCCGCACGGCCGGCTGGTCGGCGCACATCCTGGAGCAGAAGCGCACCGGCCGCCTGGTCCGCCCGTCCGCCCGCTACATCGGCCCCGGCCCGCGCAGCCCGCGCGACGTCGAGGGCTACGACTCGATCGCGCACTGA
- a CDS encoding TIR-like protein FxsC, giving the protein MNDAEGVRQASAKPHFFLSYAHMPTVGSRNPNLRVSQFYEDLCEAVLQLTPLPTADPVGFMDETMHQGDNWAAKISEALATCRVFVPLYHPRLFRSTPCGQEWYTFAQRAAKSPGGPAHNTAVVPVLWVGMREGALPKVASEVQYNHSSMPLAYTEDGLYALMAQRHHQGLYEQVVYKIARRIVDVALETVVPVVEPVDFTTNPSAFPSHSPADELTIAVLSFKDSEVPEHRDAGWYGALRTDWQPYVRGGDTTLADKAAQLARQCDLNPTVHEFDARVDHLMELEQPTGPGVLLLDRWVLQDPARAALVAEFARRNPAWVSVVEPWNRDDPQCAAETANLAALSDRVLRRRTGSARPSFRPVAGDHLDPEGVPTARDFGLAFQHAAIRAQKAFKERALPRPPGGGEPRPRLLGAFGDLPPSGPRGGRPGTARPFDNEDDESDRGGDNDA; this is encoded by the coding sequence GTGAACGACGCTGAAGGCGTGCGGCAGGCCTCGGCGAAGCCGCACTTCTTCCTCTCCTACGCGCACATGCCGACGGTCGGCTCCCGCAATCCCAATCTGCGGGTCAGCCAGTTCTACGAGGACCTCTGTGAGGCGGTGCTGCAGTTGACCCCCCTGCCCACCGCCGACCCGGTCGGGTTCATGGACGAGACCATGCACCAGGGCGACAACTGGGCGGCCAAGATCTCCGAGGCACTGGCCACCTGCCGGGTCTTCGTGCCGCTCTACCACCCGCGGCTGTTCCGCTCCACGCCGTGCGGGCAGGAGTGGTACACCTTCGCCCAGCGGGCCGCCAAATCCCCGGGCGGACCGGCCCACAACACCGCGGTCGTGCCGGTGCTGTGGGTCGGCATGCGCGAGGGCGCGCTGCCCAAGGTGGCGTCCGAGGTGCAGTACAACCACTCCAGCATGCCGCTCGCCTACACCGAGGACGGCCTCTACGCGCTGATGGCCCAGCGCCACCACCAGGGGCTCTACGAGCAGGTGGTCTACAAGATCGCCCGCCGGATCGTCGACGTGGCGCTGGAGACCGTGGTCCCGGTGGTCGAGCCGGTCGACTTCACCACCAACCCCTCGGCCTTCCCCAGCCACTCGCCGGCCGACGAACTCACCATCGCCGTGCTGTCGTTCAAGGACAGCGAGGTGCCCGAGCACCGCGACGCCGGCTGGTACGGCGCGCTGCGCACCGACTGGCAGCCGTACGTCCGCGGCGGTGACACCACGCTCGCCGACAAGGCCGCCCAGCTGGCCCGGCAGTGCGACCTCAACCCGACCGTGCACGAATTCGACGCCCGCGTCGACCACTTGATGGAGCTGGAGCAGCCCACCGGCCCCGGCGTGCTGCTGCTGGACCGCTGGGTGCTGCAGGATCCGGCCCGGGCCGCCCTGGTGGCCGAGTTCGCCCGGCGCAACCCGGCCTGGGTGAGCGTGGTCGAGCCGTGGAACCGGGACGATCCGCAGTGCGCCGCCGAGACCGCCAACCTGGCCGCGCTCAGCGACCGGGTGCTGCGCCGCCGCACCGGCAGCGCCCGCCCGTCGTTCCGCCCGGTGGCCGGCGACCACCTCGACCCGGAGGGGGTGCCCACCGCCCGGGACTTCGGGCTGGCCTTCCAGCACGCGGCGATCAGGGCGCAGAAGGCGTTCAAGGAGCGCGCGCTGCCCCGGCCGCCCGGTGGCGGCGAGCCCCGGCCCCGGCTGCTCGGCGCGTTCGGCGACCTACCGCCCTCGGGCCCGCGGGGCGGCCGGCCCGGCACAGCGCGACCGTTCGACAACGAGGATGACGAGAGCGACCGAGGGGGAGACAACGATGCCTGA
- the pdxH gene encoding pyridoxamine 5'-phosphate oxidase produces the protein MRRHYAEEGLSETDLSPDPVAQFSRWFAQAERAGVLEPNAMVLSTADADGRPSSRTVLLKGFDERGFVFFTNYGSRKGAELSVNPQASLLFPWYPLERQVIVIGRVERTGRDETAAYFRTRPHGSQLGAWASEQSSPVASREVLEQRFAELEARYPEGEGVPVPPFWGGYRVIPQSVEFWQGRPNRLHDRLRYVATESGWTVERLCP, from the coding sequence ATGCGCCGTCACTACGCCGAGGAGGGGCTGTCCGAAACGGATCTGTCCCCCGACCCGGTCGCCCAGTTCAGCAGATGGTTCGCCCAGGCCGAGCGGGCCGGTGTGCTGGAGCCCAACGCCATGGTGCTCTCCACCGCCGACGCCGACGGCCGACCCAGCTCACGGACCGTGCTGCTCAAGGGATTCGACGAGCGCGGCTTCGTCTTCTTCACCAACTACGGCTCCCGCAAGGGTGCCGAACTGTCCGTCAACCCGCAGGCGTCGCTGCTGTTCCCGTGGTACCCGCTGGAGCGTCAGGTGATCGTGATCGGCCGGGTGGAGCGGACCGGGCGGGACGAGACCGCCGCCTACTTCCGGACTCGCCCGCACGGCTCCCAACTCGGCGCCTGGGCAAGCGAACAGTCCAGCCCGGTGGCCTCCCGCGAGGTGCTGGAGCAGCGGTTCGCCGAGTTGGAGGCCCGCTATCCGGAGGGCGAGGGGGTGCCGGTGCCGCCGTTCTGGGGCGGCTACCGGGTGATCCCGCAGAGCGTGGAGTTCTGGCAGGGGCGGCCCAACCGGCTGCACGACCGGCTGCGCTACGTCGCCACCGAGTCGGGCTGGACGGTCGAGCGGCTCTGCCCCTGA
- a CDS encoding FxsB family cyclophane-forming radical SAM/SPASM peptide maturase produces the protein MLVPFSQVVLKVHSRCDLACDHCYVYEHADTSWRGRPRAIGEAVVDQAAHRIAEHALAHRLPAVHVVLHGGEPLLAGPVLLRRAAEQLRARLPADCALDLRIHTNGVRLNEEFCELFRELGIKVGISLDGDRAANDRHRRFADGRSSHPQVLAAVELLRTPRYRDLYAGLLCTIDIENDPVAVLDALLELDPPKIDFLLPHATWDAPPPRHGRQAPYAEWLLTIHRHWLRLGRPVPVRTFDSIVRTLGGRSSLTESLGLDPADLVVIETDGTFEQADSLKTAYDGAPATGFDIFANSLDEVARHPGMMARQSGLAGLSAQCRACPVVRSCGGGLYAHRWRTGAGFDNPSVFCGDLMRLITTIRDRVAPVQPAAAGTGAGLTEDQLEQLAGGYGDGATVRALAAGQLDLTRRLLAAVGPAAGPAWELLTELDTEAPLAVDAVLTHPYVRAWAVRCLSDGTGGADLGPLAEIAAAAALRAGRSTEVAVPVRGGAVQLPTLGRLLTGGSGTAVLRGGAAAFTVRAPGGAEFRVAHDQPAGERWLPVRRVELPAGWTVALEDLDPYRDSHQWPAEQRLTAAALADWTGSLREAWELTQRDLPQYAAGIAAGLNTITPLRPGPSGRDVSAAARQAFGAVGIARPATAPILALLLAHEFQHVKLGAVLDFHDLFDRADQRLFDAPWRADKRPLEGLFQGTYAHLAVTEFWATRVRAYDGLRGDAADHAREQLARWRGHTDRAIDTLLGCGALTPLGERFGRGMRASLDRWGSVRVEAAPLPAPAAKPAELPA, from the coding sequence GTGCTGGTTCCGTTCTCGCAGGTGGTGCTGAAGGTGCACAGTCGCTGCGACCTGGCCTGCGACCACTGCTACGTCTACGAGCACGCCGACACCAGCTGGCGCGGCCGCCCCAGGGCGATCGGCGAGGCGGTGGTCGACCAGGCGGCGCACCGGATCGCCGAGCACGCCCTGGCCCACCGGCTCCCCGCGGTGCACGTCGTGCTGCACGGCGGGGAGCCGCTGCTGGCCGGCCCGGTGCTGCTGCGCCGGGCGGCCGAGCAACTGCGCGCCCGGCTGCCCGCCGACTGCGCGCTGGACCTGCGGATCCACACCAACGGGGTCCGGCTCAACGAGGAATTCTGCGAGCTCTTCCGCGAGTTGGGGATCAAGGTCGGCATCTCGCTGGACGGCGACCGGGCCGCCAACGACCGGCATCGGCGGTTCGCCGACGGCCGCAGCAGCCACCCCCAGGTGCTGGCCGCCGTCGAGCTGCTCCGCACCCCGCGCTACCGCGACCTCTACGCGGGCCTGCTCTGCACCATCGACATCGAGAACGACCCGGTCGCGGTGCTGGACGCACTGCTGGAGCTGGACCCCCCGAAGATCGACTTCCTGCTCCCGCACGCCACCTGGGACGCCCCGCCGCCCCGGCACGGCCGCCAGGCTCCTTATGCCGAATGGCTGCTGACGATCCACCGGCACTGGCTGCGGCTCGGCCGCCCGGTCCCGGTGCGCACCTTCGACTCGATCGTCCGCACCCTGGGCGGCCGCTCCAGCCTGACCGAGTCGCTCGGCCTCGACCCGGCCGACCTGGTGGTGATCGAGACCGATGGCACCTTCGAGCAGGCGGACAGTCTGAAAACGGCGTATGACGGTGCACCCGCGACCGGATTCGACATCTTCGCGAACAGCCTCGACGAGGTCGCCCGGCACCCTGGCATGATGGCCCGTCAGTCCGGGCTCGCCGGGCTCAGCGCGCAGTGCCGGGCCTGCCCGGTGGTGCGCAGCTGCGGCGGCGGGCTCTACGCGCACCGCTGGCGCACCGGCGCCGGCTTCGACAACCCGTCCGTCTTCTGCGGAGACCTCATGCGGCTGATCACCACCATCCGGGACCGGGTGGCCCCCGTGCAGCCGGCGGCCGCCGGCACGGGCGCCGGACTGACCGAGGACCAACTGGAGCAGCTGGCCGGCGGCTACGGGGACGGGGCGACGGTGCGGGCCCTGGCCGCCGGCCAACTCGACCTGACCAGGCGGCTGCTGGCCGCCGTCGGCCCGGCGGCCGGCCCGGCCTGGGAGCTGCTCACCGAACTGGACACCGAGGCCCCGCTGGCGGTGGACGCGGTGCTCACCCACCCGTATGTGCGGGCCTGGGCGGTGCGCTGCCTGAGCGACGGGACGGGCGGGGCGGACCTCGGTCCGCTGGCCGAGATCGCCGCCGCCGCCGCGCTGCGCGCCGGCCGGAGCACCGAGGTGGCCGTGCCGGTGCGCGGGGGAGCGGTCCAACTGCCGACACTGGGACGGCTGCTGACCGGTGGCAGCGGCACCGCGGTGCTGCGCGGGGGCGCCGCCGCGTTCACCGTGCGGGCGCCCGGCGGCGCCGAGTTCCGGGTGGCGCACGACCAGCCGGCCGGCGAGCGCTGGCTGCCGGTGCGCCGGGTGGAGCTGCCGGCGGGCTGGACGGTGGCGCTGGAGGACCTGGACCCGTACCGGGACAGCCACCAGTGGCCGGCCGAGCAGCGGCTCACCGCGGCGGCGCTCGCCGACTGGACCGGATCGCTGCGCGAGGCCTGGGAGTTGACCCAGCGCGACCTGCCGCAGTACGCGGCCGGGATCGCGGCCGGGCTGAACACCATCACCCCGCTGCGCCCGGGCCCGAGCGGCCGGGACGTCAGCGCGGCCGCCCGGCAGGCCTTCGGGGCGGTCGGCATCGCCCGCCCGGCCACCGCGCCGATCCTGGCGCTGCTGCTCGCCCATGAGTTCCAGCACGTCAAGCTGGGCGCGGTGCTGGACTTCCACGACCTGTTCGACCGCGCCGACCAGCGGCTCTTCGACGCGCCCTGGCGGGCGGACAAGCGGCCGCTGGAGGGGCTCTTCCAGGGCACCTACGCCCATCTGGCGGTCACCGAGTTCTGGGCCACCCGGGTGCGGGCCTACGACGGGCTGCGCGGGGACGCCGCCGACCACGCCCGCGAGCAGCTGGCGCGCTGGCGCGGGCACACCGACCGGGCCATCGACACCCTGCTGGGCTGCGGCGCGCTGACCCCGCTGGGCGAGCGGTTCGGGCGCGGCATGCGGGCCTCGCTGGACCGCTGGGGCTCCGTGCGGGTCGAGGCGGCGCCGCTGCCGGCACCGGCGGCCAAGCCCGCCGAGCTGCCCGCCTGA
- the fxsT gene encoding FxSxx-COOH system tetratricopeptide repeat protein: MPDTSDKDRTRNLRLGRRASAPEQDQPPEEERQGRIITFYSYKGGTGRTMALANTAWILAANGHRVLTVDWDLEAPGLAKFFHPFLDAAELAEAPGVMTLINDYREEALRETELHADALLEPERYQEELRGIGHHQGWHLDFAKVAGHTVSLSWNGFPPGGGIDFLAAGRQDRDYSGTLGSLDWDLFYERFDGGQFFDALRADMRKRYDYVLIDSRTGLSDTAEICTVQMPDDLVVCFTLSDQSIDGASRIAQHIADRYRERQIRILPVPMRIDDFEKEKADAGRALARIRFDGLPSGLSGEELVHYWGSVEIPYRPFYAYEEILATFGDQPGTPTSMLSACERLADAITGGEVSSLPPMDEELRLRYVEAFTRRRPTVPADIYLSYVPEDRMWADWIEYVLGLAGFRVLPRDISAGADPRVETERSVDAAFRTVAVLSPAYLRSPQARALWESVAGSDPSGTRRQLIPVRVGSTPLVAPFSTRNPVDLVNLKEPQALAALVKALGKEEVPTVDGATGPRFPGTQPEIWNVPPRNTYFTGRAEVLERLRNQLGGGTTAVLPVPQTLYGLGGVGKTQVALEYAHRFMADYDLVWWISAEQEEEIQGQLAELARRMGRSTNEPVAHAAEIALEALRRGERAKRWLLIFDNADEPTEVRQFFPGGPGHVLVTSRNQAWSTAAEALTMDVFTRPESIDHLTRRTGGALAQQDANAVAEAVGDLPLAVEVAGAWLKATGTPVTEYISALRTEAARVLELGRPVDYPMTVGATWRVSIARLRRQSPAAARMLQLCAYFAPEPISMNLFYSDQMIRALVPFDPGLSDKFLLGRVIQAIGRYALAKVDPGANSIQVHRLVQEVIRSEMTPEEQNDTIHEVHRILIGARPVVGDTDDPANWPSFEEIWPHLSPSRAHDCDESDTRQLMIDRVRYLWKRGEFNQARRTGHLLDEAWTAKLGEDDRQTLLLRFQLANVMRSQGQYAAAMELDEDTLERQRRVLGEHHPYTLMTAGSLSADRRALGEFAKALELDKEILERFREQFGEDNPRTLSIANNLAIDHRLVGDSAAALELDQDTLDRRALVLGPKHPYTLSSKSNLARDLREQGDYEASVAVHQEVDEAYAETLDIDVPEILRNAKALAVALRKSGRQAEARRLTKETYERYLERYGENAPDTLACALNLAADYSAGGDKDAARDLARQVYVGHQQLFGQEHPFTLACANNLVIYLRGSGGLGEAAELGEATVATLSRVLGPQHPFTLNSMINLANAYGDLGRLSEAEELERTAYRGLCDRYSATHPDAVSCQANTAVTLRSQGRINQASELRSRAVAEFIRQLGEEHPNTVSARGWKRINRDLEPQPV; encoded by the coding sequence ATGCCTGACACGTCCGACAAGGACCGGACGCGCAACCTGCGACTGGGCAGGCGCGCCTCCGCCCCGGAGCAGGACCAGCCGCCGGAGGAGGAGCGGCAGGGCCGGATCATCACCTTCTACTCCTACAAGGGCGGCACCGGGCGCACCATGGCGCTGGCCAACACCGCCTGGATCCTGGCGGCCAACGGCCACCGGGTGCTCACCGTGGACTGGGACCTGGAGGCGCCGGGCCTGGCCAAGTTCTTCCACCCGTTCCTGGACGCGGCCGAACTCGCCGAGGCGCCGGGCGTGATGACGCTGATCAACGACTACCGCGAGGAGGCGCTGCGGGAGACCGAGCTGCACGCCGACGCGCTCCTGGAACCCGAGCGCTACCAGGAGGAGCTGCGCGGGATCGGCCACCACCAGGGCTGGCACCTGGACTTCGCCAAGGTGGCCGGGCACACCGTGTCGCTCTCCTGGAACGGCTTCCCGCCCGGCGGCGGCATCGACTTCCTGGCCGCGGGCCGGCAGGACCGCGACTACTCCGGCACCCTGGGCAGCCTGGACTGGGACCTGTTCTACGAGCGGTTCGACGGCGGGCAGTTCTTCGACGCGCTCCGCGCCGACATGCGCAAGCGGTACGACTACGTGCTGATCGACAGCCGCACCGGCCTGTCCGACACCGCCGAGATCTGCACCGTGCAGATGCCGGACGACCTGGTGGTCTGCTTCACCCTGAGCGACCAGAGCATCGACGGCGCCTCCCGGATCGCCCAGCACATCGCCGACCGCTACCGCGAGCGGCAGATCCGGATCCTGCCGGTGCCGATGCGGATCGACGACTTCGAGAAGGAGAAGGCCGACGCCGGCCGGGCGCTGGCCCGGATCCGCTTCGACGGGCTGCCGTCCGGCCTGTCCGGCGAGGAACTGGTGCACTACTGGGGCTCGGTGGAGATCCCGTACCGGCCGTTCTACGCCTACGAGGAGATCCTCGCCACCTTCGGCGACCAGCCCGGCACCCCGACCAGCATGCTCTCCGCCTGCGAGCGCCTCGCCGACGCGATCACCGGCGGCGAGGTCAGCTCGCTGCCGCCGATGGACGAGGAACTGCGGCTGCGCTACGTGGAGGCGTTCACCCGCCGCCGCCCCACCGTGCCCGCCGACATCTACCTCAGCTACGTGCCCGAGGACCGGATGTGGGCCGACTGGATCGAGTACGTGCTCGGCCTGGCCGGCTTCCGGGTGCTGCCCCGGGACATCAGCGCCGGCGCCGACCCCCGGGTGGAGACCGAGCGCTCGGTGGACGCCGCCTTCCGCACCGTCGCCGTGCTCTCGCCCGCCTACCTGCGCTCCCCGCAGGCCCGGGCGCTGTGGGAGTCGGTGGCCGGCTCCGACCCGTCCGGCACCCGGCGCCAGCTGATCCCGGTCCGGGTCGGCTCCACCCCGCTGGTCGCGCCGTTCAGCACCCGCAACCCGGTCGACCTGGTCAACCTCAAGGAGCCGCAGGCGCTGGCCGCACTGGTCAAGGCGCTGGGCAAGGAGGAGGTGCCGACGGTCGACGGCGCCACCGGCCCGCGGTTCCCCGGCACCCAGCCGGAGATCTGGAACGTGCCGCCGCGCAACACCTACTTCACCGGCCGCGCCGAGGTGCTGGAGCGGCTGCGCAACCAGCTCGGCGGCGGCACCACCGCGGTGCTGCCGGTGCCGCAGACCCTGTACGGCCTCGGCGGCGTCGGCAAGACCCAGGTGGCGCTGGAGTACGCCCACCGCTTCATGGCCGACTACGACCTGGTGTGGTGGATCTCGGCCGAGCAGGAGGAGGAGATCCAGGGCCAACTGGCCGAGCTGGCCCGCCGGATGGGCCGCTCCACCAACGAGCCGGTGGCGCACGCGGCGGAGATCGCGCTGGAGGCGCTGCGCCGCGGCGAGCGGGCCAAGCGCTGGCTGCTGATCTTCGACAACGCCGACGAGCCGACCGAGGTGCGCCAGTTCTTCCCCGGCGGCCCGGGCCATGTGCTGGTCACCTCGCGCAACCAGGCCTGGTCCACCGCGGCCGAGGCGCTCACCATGGACGTCTTCACCCGCCCGGAGAGCATCGACCACCTGACCAGGCGCACCGGCGGCGCACTCGCCCAGCAGGACGCCAACGCGGTGGCCGAGGCGGTCGGCGACCTGCCGCTGGCCGTCGAGGTCGCCGGGGCCTGGCTGAAGGCGACCGGCACCCCGGTCACCGAGTACATCTCGGCGCTGCGCACCGAGGCCGCCCGGGTGCTGGAGCTGGGCCGCCCGGTCGACTACCCGATGACGGTCGGGGCCACCTGGCGGGTCTCTATCGCCCGGCTGCGCCGGCAGTCCCCGGCCGCCGCCCGGATGCTCCAGCTGTGCGCCTACTTCGCGCCCGAGCCGATCTCGATGAACCTCTTCTACAGCGACCAGATGATCCGGGCGCTGGTGCCGTTCGACCCGGGGCTGAGCGACAAGTTCCTGCTCGGCCGGGTGATCCAGGCGATCGGCCGGTACGCGCTGGCCAAGGTGGACCCCGGGGCCAACAGCATCCAGGTGCACCGGCTGGTCCAGGAGGTGATCCGCTCCGAGATGACGCCGGAGGAGCAGAACGACACCATCCACGAGGTGCACCGGATCCTGATCGGCGCCCGCCCGGTGGTCGGCGACACCGACGACCCGGCCAACTGGCCGTCGTTCGAGGAGATCTGGCCGCACCTGTCGCCGTCCCGGGCGCACGACTGCGACGAGTCCGACACCCGCCAGCTGATGATCGACCGGGTCCGCTACCTGTGGAAGCGCGGCGAGTTCAACCAGGCCCGCCGCACCGGCCACCTGCTGGACGAGGCCTGGACCGCCAAGCTCGGCGAGGACGACCGGCAGACCCTGCTGCTGCGCTTCCAACTCGCCAATGTGATGCGCTCCCAGGGCCAGTACGCCGCCGCCATGGAGCTGGACGAGGACACCCTGGAGCGGCAGCGCCGGGTGCTCGGCGAGCACCACCCGTACACCCTGATGACGGCCGGCTCGCTGAGCGCCGACCGCCGGGCGCTGGGCGAGTTCGCCAAGGCGCTGGAGCTGGACAAGGAGATCCTGGAGCGGTTCCGCGAGCAGTTCGGCGAGGACAACCCGCGCACCCTGTCGATCGCCAACAACCTGGCCATCGACCACCGCCTGGTCGGGGACAGCGCCGCCGCCCTGGAGCTGGACCAGGACACCCTGGACCGGCGCGCCCTGGTGCTCGGCCCCAAGCACCCCTACACCCTCTCCAGCAAGTCCAACCTCGCTCGCGACCTGCGCGAACAGGGCGACTACGAGGCCTCGGTGGCGGTCCACCAGGAGGTCGACGAGGCCTACGCCGAAACCCTCGACATCGACGTGCCGGAGATCCTGCGCAACGCCAAGGCGCTGGCCGTGGCGCTGCGCAAGTCCGGCCGGCAGGCGGAGGCCCGCCGGCTCACCAAGGAGACCTACGAGCGCTACCTGGAGCGGTACGGCGAGAACGCCCCCGACACCCTGGCCTGCGCGCTCAACCTCGCCGCCGACTACAGCGCCGGCGGCGACAAGGACGCGGCCCGCGACCTGGCCCGCCAGGTCTACGTCGGCCACCAGCAACTCTTCGGCCAGGAGCACCCGTTCACCCTGGCCTGCGCCAACAACCTGGTGATCTACCTGCGCGGCAGCGGCGGCCTCGGCGAGGCGGCGGAGCTCGGCGAGGCCACCGTGGCGACGCTGTCCCGGGTGCTCGGCCCCCAGCACCCGTTCACCCTCAACAGCATGATCAACCTGGCCAACGCCTACGGCGACCTCGGCCGGCTCAGTGAGGCCGAGGAGTTGGAGCGGACCGCCTACCGGGGCCTGTGCGACCGCTACAGCGCCACCCACCCGGACGCGGTCTCCTGCCAGGCCAACACGGCGGTCACGCTGCGCTCGCAGGGCCGGATAAACCAGGCGTCCGAGCTGCGCTCCCGCGCGGTCGCCGAGTTCATCCGGCAGCTCGGCGAGGAGCACCCCAACACCGTGTCGGCGCGCGGCTGGAAGCGGATCAACCGCGACCTGGAGCCGCAGCCGGTCTGA
- a CDS encoding aminoglycoside N(3)-acetyltransferase, with the protein MSPVIRLTAELRALGVGPDTGVLLVHAALRSLDAPARDSAAVLAALRAALGPAGTVVGYTATPENSLTSRLHTRATAALTPAELVAYRAAMPAFDPLTTPSSPTVGRLSEELRRTPGALRSGHPQTSFAALGPRAAELTCDHQLPSHLGDRSPVGALYRAEARVLMLGAPLTTCTVLHLAEYRLPDPPRKRYTARVAGRGWVHFDGVDVDDLHFARMLPVIWPALGARTGRVGGAPAVLLPVRPAVDAATGWLRAEPTRRAVPLARGEIRANS; encoded by the coding sequence ATGTCCCCGGTGATCCGGCTGACCGCCGAGCTGCGCGCGCTCGGCGTCGGCCCCGACACCGGCGTGCTGCTGGTGCACGCCGCGCTGCGCTCGCTGGACGCCCCGGCGCGGGACTCGGCCGCGGTGCTGGCCGCGCTGCGGGCCGCGCTGGGGCCGGCCGGCACCGTGGTCGGCTACACCGCGACCCCGGAGAACTCGCTCACCTCCCGGCTGCACACCCGCGCCACCGCCGCCCTCACCCCCGCCGAGCTGGTCGCCTACCGCGCCGCGATGCCCGCCTTCGACCCGCTGACCACCCCCAGCTCACCGACGGTCGGCCGGCTCTCCGAGGAGCTGCGCCGCACCCCGGGCGCGCTGCGCAGCGGCCACCCGCAGACCTCGTTCGCCGCGCTGGGCCCCCGGGCCGCCGAACTGACGTGCGACCACCAGCTCCCCAGCCACCTGGGCGACCGCTCCCCGGTGGGCGCGCTCTACCGGGCCGAGGCGCGGGTACTGATGCTGGGCGCCCCCCTCACCACCTGCACCGTGCTGCACCTGGCCGAGTACCGGCTGCCGGATCCGCCGCGCAAGCGCTACACCGCCCGGGTGGCCGGGCGCGGCTGGGTGCACTTCGACGGCGTCGACGTCGACGACCTGCACTTCGCCCGGATGCTGCCCGTGATCTGGCCCGCTCTGGGGGCCCGCACCGGCCGGGTCGGCGGCGCCCCCGCGGTGCTGCTACCGGTCCGCCCCGCGGTGGACGCCGCCACCGGGTGGCTGCGCGCCGAGCCGACACGCCGTGCGGTGCCCCTGGCGAGGGGTGAGATCCGGGCAAACTCCTGA